The proteins below are encoded in one region of Apium graveolens cultivar Ventura chromosome 4, ASM990537v1, whole genome shotgun sequence:
- the LOC141720917 gene encoding blue copper protein-like: protein MANSAAKIVCSFFILLAAAVPSFGKDYTVGDSSGWTLTGDYKTWATDKTFSVGDNLIFKYGSGHTVDEVSSGDFSSCTVGNSISTDSSGSTTIPLKTAGPHYFICGVIGHCSGGMKLAVTAATATGAGATPTPSGSSLTPPTSTSGHAPTSSTSSPTVYPFIPIMFLSSALMLVY, encoded by the exons ATGGCCAACTCCGCTGCCAAAATTGTATGCTCCTTCTTCATCCTATTAGCTGCTGCTGTTCCAAGTTTCGGCAAAGACTACACTGTAGGGGACTCATCTGGCTGGACACTCACTGGTGATTACAAAACTTGGGCAACTGACAAAACCTTTAGTGTTGGAGATAATCTCA TCTTCAAGTATGGAAGTGGTCATACCGTAGATGAAGTAAGTTCAGGTGATTTTAGCTCCTGCACTGTTGGAAATTCAATCAGTACTGATAGCTCGGGTTCGACAACCATCCCTCTGAAGACTGCAGGCCCGCATTACTTCATCTGTGGAGTAATAGGTCATTGCAGTGGTGGCATGAAGCTAGCTGTGACTGCTGCAACTGCCACAGGAGCTGGAGCTACTCCCACTCCATCTGGAAGTTCATTAACACCACCTACGTCTACTTCAGGCCATGCTCCGACTTCATCTACCTCATCACCAACTGTATATCCGTTCATACCTATTATGTTCTTGAGTAGTGCTCTAATGTTGGTTTACTAA